Proteins encoded in a region of the Hypomesus transpacificus isolate Combined female chromosome 17, fHypTra1, whole genome shotgun sequence genome:
- the nupr1b gene encoding nuclear protein 1b isoform X1 — translation MSFVDAKNIEPTTFEDRYYDEYEYYNLTDKYTGGAARKGRTKKEASDNTNRHNPGGHERKITEKLQNAEKNAKEANWMANTGNRPWPPRWRQSEISRQQ, via the exons ATGAGCTTTGTGGATGCAAAAAACATTGAGCCAACTACGTTTGAAGATCGTTACTACGACGAATATGAGTATTACAACCTGACAGACAAATACACAG GTGGAGCTGCACGCAAGGGGAGGACGAAGAAAGAAGCCAGTGACAATACCAATAGACACAACCCCGGAGGACACGAGCGCAAGATCACAGAGAAGCTGCAGAACGCAGAAAAGAATGCAAAAGA GGCAAACTGGATGGCTAATACTGGCAATCGACCATGGCCGCCACGTTGGCGACAAAGCGAGATTAGCAGACAGCAGTAA
- the nupr1b gene encoding nuclear protein 1b isoform X2, protein MSFVDAKNIEPTTFEDRYYDEYEYYNLTDKYTGGAARKGRTKKEASDNTNRHNPGGHERKITEKLQNAEKNAKE, encoded by the exons ATGAGCTTTGTGGATGCAAAAAACATTGAGCCAACTACGTTTGAAGATCGTTACTACGACGAATATGAGTATTACAACCTGACAGACAAATACACAG GTGGAGCTGCACGCAAGGGGAGGACGAAGAAAGAAGCCAGTGACAATACCAATAGACACAACCCCGGAGGACACGAGCGCAAGATCACAGAGAAGCTGCAGAACGCAGAAAAGAATGCAAAAGAGTGA